Below is a genomic region from Raphanus sativus cultivar WK10039 chromosome 4, ASM80110v3, whole genome shotgun sequence.
CGATCTCCGGCCAGTTGTCGTTAGCGAAATCGTCGTCGGAGAAGTCCGCGATGATCATACTCTCATCAGACATTTTTGTAGACACTTGAGACTTTGAGAGATGAGACTAGAGACGATGTCTCAATGCGGCTGCTACTTTTATAGACCCAAAAGTAGTTTCTGTAATAAAATCGgcattttctttttgtcagaCCTTTCTTCGGTAGATAAAATGTTCAAGTTACGTTTTTGTCCTTGTTTTCACTTTCTGATGTTACATAGTTGATTAGCTAAGAGATAAACGCCTCaactacaaaaaaaatagtaaacgtTCATCAGTTATGTGTATTTCGTAAGTTATCAAATAAATGatcaaataaatgattatatgaAACCGTAATGTTTTGTTTGTATAgaaaaaaatgatcaaataaatgattatatgaAACCGTAATGCCTCAGTTTCCAAGTTTAGCGGTTTAATAAGCAACATGATGGAATAAATGAGGTGTGTGATTATGAGTTTTTATAGTTCTTCATTCATGTAACGTTTAAAACCTTTCAGTTATATTTCAACTGAAGAAAACCtttcaattataatatttcaacTGAAGAAGTTTTAGAAAAGGCAGAGCACCAAAACAATATTCATAGCACATTTTATTAGATGCATAGGGATAACGTCAAACGTTGGACCCTTTGTTCCTCGTTAATTATAGAGTCGAGTTGGTTCTAGTATAGGTTTAGGAAGGCCCCACCTGACTACCTGAGGATCTTATTCTTGGACCTTGGACATGTCACTTCTATCTAGCAAAAAAAAGCTAGGTTTTGTACAATATGATAGAAACACATATTATCTGAAacgttataattaaaaaaaaaacaactttctTGAAGGAGAGAGTTTTTGCAAATCATAAGTTTGTTTTTCTAACATGGATACTACAACAAGCAGGAGAGGATAGAGAGCCTATAATGATAGCAGCTTCTAAACATTCTCtgttaaccaaaaataaatcaacATAAAAACTTGAAAAGTGAAAAAACTCATCAACCCCTAAACAAATCTCTGAAAAGAAACTTCATCATCAGCTCGGAATCTCGTTGTCAGATTGGCTATCACCTCCAAACTCTCCATCCTCATCACCATCTAACTCattgtcatcttcttcttcaccttctccatcctcttctcctcctcctcctcctggcATGGAAGAGAAAGGATCTGCCTTGACGTGGTTAACAGAGTTTGTGTAGTAACTGTGAACCGCGCCGCTCCCTGTGTTTTCATGCTGATGATACGAAGGAGTTGGTGCATGGATGGCAACAGAGTTGTTGAGCCTCTCGAATCTCGCCTTCCGTTCTTCTGCAGTGATGTTAAAGGAGATGGAAGATGGTTGAGACCCGAATCTTTGCCGTCTCTCTTTCGCTAGCTGCAGCTGCGACTGCTCCTGTCCCGCTATAAACGTCCCCACCATCACCTGAGGTAATAAAAGTCCCATGTCAAAAACACACAAGAACTCTCtctcaacaacaacaagatcTGGAAACATGAACCGAACCTGGACAGGACCAGCAGCAAGAAAGAGACCAGCGAGTCCTCCACCGAAGACACGCCCGTCTGGTCCCGCGAGACAAACGCTCATACCACCAGCTCTGCTTCGAGTCCCTCCAGTGTCGTTTTGCATAAACGAACCCGTTAAAGAGAGAATCTCGAAACGTCCCTGATGATCACAACACAAACGCagttgaagcaaaaaaaaactgaatagaGACAGAagtgttttctttatatatgagAAGAGAGTATGTAGACCTCATAGGTAAGAGTACCACCAGATGTAGTAGACTGACGCAGCGTAACATTAGAGATGGGACCGTTAGCTGAAAGGATGCAGATAGCACGAGATCCTTGCTGAGAgaatgtcattatcttcatcgTCACATCCTGCAACACATCCATAAGCGTATGAGTGAGCCCCTATTGCATGCCTAAAGACTATGTGATTATTattccaaacaaaaataaataaatacctCTCCAGCGTTTACTGTGAGCACATAAGGTGTAAAGTTCGCACCGACAAAATctgaagcagcagcagcagctcctCCTGCTGCACCTGCAAAATTGGTAACAACTGAACCAAAAGAAAGTCAAAATCATTTTGAAGTCAAACCAAGCAAAGCATAGATCCATATGAGTCACATAACTAACAAAGGTTCCAAAGAGTTTAATTAAGTCCAAAGAATGTATGTATGATAATGAGAGACATATTTAATACCAGGAGTTCTGTCGAACTGGAACATGTGAGACTTCTTGAGCCAACGACTAGACCTGCCACGTCCTCTTCCTCGCTTCCTAGGAGAGGACAAAGGAACGGAGGAGGAGATAGGCATCGGCGAGAGAGTCACAGCGAGAGTCCCGTCGGGGTTATACTTTCTCGGccttcctctcttcttcttctgctgctcGGAGGAGCCGGTCTCAGCCGGCATTGTCAAGCTGAACTGAGGAGCCGCATTCTCCACAGCCACGGCGGCGACGGAAGCAGAAGAAGGAGTGATGGGTGGGGCTGAAAACGGGTTGTCGGGTCGTGGTGGGTCCATAGGGTAAGCAGCAGAAGCAGCAGCTTCATGTTGTTGTTGGTTCAAGGTGAAACTGGTTCCTTCTCTCTCCTCCATTTGGACATAAGATTTGGTTTGAGAGAGATTCCGACAAAATGAGTATGGCCCAGACAGAACCAAAAAGATCCCTTTCCGAATCTTTGTGATCACGAAAGATTCAAGcttgtttttgtgtttttgtaCAAAGCTTCGATAAAGTTAAAGAAGATTCAGAGATGAAAACGAAAGGTGAAGTCTTTtatggaggaggaggaaacaGATCAGTGGTGGTAGAAAGCTTAGGAAAGAGAAGCTTCTTCCTTGGGATGGGAGGAATCAATCTTAATTTCAGAAAATTCGATCTAAAAACACTTGTAAGTATAATCAAATGAGAAAGAtctgatttttcttcttttttttttcctagagGGGTGGTTTAAGTTTGGGGAGAAATTTCTTATGGTGAAggtgaaattagggtttttggcAAGAATgcacatataaaataaaataaaaaagtggaagccccttggtccagtggtttgactaagggaTCAATTGCTTCTACACCCGGAGATCTGGGGTTCAAACTccagaaaatatcaaattatgcagattatggagaaacaacttacatgagatcttcagcttagaattgtcggctgtaaaattgtctttgtaatattatcatcattgtaatagcataattaattgataataatcgattcagacttaaaaaaaaaaaaaaacaaaaatggaataaaaggatattactataatttttatgattttataatcaagaaaaagaaagtgacagagaatttaataatataaatggaaaatatattttaaaaatcacgTCTTATTAATTCGAAAACTAATTACCTGGTTAAGTGAATGGTGTGGTATTTTAAGTCAACTAATGGGTTTTGTACTTACTTAAattgtagttatattttatatttatgaatcATGATTAAtggaaatatacaaaaattacGACTTAATTCGATACTAGTTCCCTGGTTAATTGAATGGTTTggtattttacatttttttcagTCAACAAATGGTTTTCCACTTACTTGAATTGTAATATTTTCTCATTTGggataagatttaaaatatgaaaaagctGTAAAGCAAAACAGGAAACGTAACGTTTGAGCATgccaaattgttttttttcctagTGTACAGTAAACATTTCAGATATGGACGTATCTCTTTTGGTCTAATCTGGTTGACTGAACATACAAAACTTTGACTAATATTCCTTCCTAACTCTCTGTGGGCCTCTCTGGTGCTTTTCTGAATTCCACGGACTGGGCCTTGTCGGAATCCATTTTCACATATTACATCATCGCACGTTTGACTTACTTTCTGAGGATTGTAATGTCACAAAAGATGACGATAGTATAATGCGGAGAGGACGATAGTATTAAGGCTCTTATCCTACTAAAAGTTTTTTATTGAAATGTAAATTGATTACGTTGTCTTCAATGTATTTGCCAGATAATTATTCTTAGCTTTAGTCTGTTGGTGAAGTATATGAACTGTAAACAATCTAAAGATATCGTGGGCGATTGGTTCAGCTTTATCTTCCTACTtcagctttatttatttttaaagtccTAAACTTTATCAATCataattaactttatttttgttaGTCAAAACCTATAACAAATTACTATTAACTTTTACCAATCATGCtttagatttattttcaaaGCTACAGCAAAAAATCTAAAGCAAAAaattttcttatgatttttaGGCAAAAAACCTACATCATTGTTTTATAGGCTGTAGAAactttaaaatgataaaaactatttatgatatcaaataaattagatatcataataaaactatttataaatattttactttaattttctaggtgttttcaaaacttttgaaatattttaaataacataaaatattatttctatatcatattttaaataacagtaaactttgataatttataaaaatcattaatataaattattttagttgataaaataattattttatatataacatcacatattttattttgaaatatctacaACATATAATTTACAActacaacaaatttaactacaTCAAAAGTCTCTGCAAAAAAATCTACAGCAACAACTTTACAACTACAACAAACTTATCTACAACTAAACTATTACATCTAAATTTTCATAACCACATTCGAACCAATCACCCCCGTTATTTAGCTCCTCTGATATTAATAGTTCTGTCACAGCTACGATAGTTAACAATCACAAAGTGGTATAATATATGTTCtcaaaataatagtatagatacatTTAATAcgattatattttttatcagtgatgtttttttacaaattttaaccattatataattatttacatTTATCACAATTTTCTAAATCGCTTATCAATCAGATTCACTAATAATCTCAAATTCTCGATTCATCAAACTAATTCATATGTTATTGTGTGATTGGTTCTTCTCTCTCACAGCTTGGTACTCTTTCACCAatcttatgatttttttttctgtaaaatataattgaaaGATAAATATGAATTAGTTTCtgtcattttttataaatattactaCTGTACAAATGCATTGCTTATCCTTTTGTATCTTCActttaac
It encodes:
- the LOC108848527 gene encoding AT-hook motif nuclear-localized protein 3; amino-acid sequence: MEEREGTSFTLNQQQHEAAASAAYPMDPPRPDNPFSAPPITPSSASVAAVAVENAAPQFSLTMPAETGSSEQQKKKRGRPRKYNPDGTLAVTLSPMPISSSVPLSSPRKRGRGRGRSSRWLKKSHMFQFDRTPVVTNFAGAAGGAAAAASDFVGANFTPYVLTVNAGEDVTMKIMTFSQQGSRAICILSANGPISNVTLRQSTTSGGTLTYEGRFEILSLTGSFMQNDTGGTRSRAGGMSVCLAGPDGRVFGGGLAGLFLAAGPVQVMVGTFIAGQEQSQLQLAKERRQRFGSQPSSISFNITAEERKARFERLNNSVAIHAPTPSYHQHENTGSGAVHSYYTNSVNHVKADPFSSMPGGGGGEEDGEGEEEDDNELDGDEDGEFGGDSQSDNEIPS